A window of Synechococcus sp. WH 8109 genomic DNA:
CCAGAGGCTGTGTTGCGGCATCTTGATGCCCTGCTGGAGCGGCTTCCCACCGATGCTCCCCTGGGCCTGATCGGGGCCTCAATGGGAGGCTCCGTGGCCGTTGAGTTGGCCCGGCGTCATCCCGAGCGTGTGGCTTCTCTGCTGCTGCTGGCTCCTGCCGGTCTCACAGGGCGTCCGATGCCTGTTCCCCCCTTGCTGGATCGTTTTGGGGCCTGGTTCCTGGGGCGTCCTGGCGTGCGGCGGGGGCTGTGTCGCCAGGCATTCGCTGATCCCGATGCGGATGTGGGTGCTCCGGAAGAGCAAATCGCCTCGTTGCACCTGCAATGCCCCGGCTGGGCTGAGGCCTTGGCGGCCTTCGCCCGCAGCGGTGGTTTCGCTGGATGTGGGACTCCCCTGCCCTCCCAATCTCTGCACGTGATCTGGGGTGATAAGGATCGGATTTTGCGTGCTCCGCAGAAGCAGGCGCTTCAGGCCTTGCTGGATCAGCCTGTGGAGACCTTCCCCTCCTGCGGCCATCTCCCCCATATCGATCAGCCCAGCAAGGTGGCTGAACGGTGTCAGGCGCTGTTGACCCATGGCTGATCCCGTTCTCAATCTGCTGGCAGGGGCCCTGCGCCTGTGGATTCGCAGCCAATGCGACACCATCGGCAGCCTCGAACTGGCCCTGAACGGCTCCAGCTGGTCTTTGCTGCGGGGGCGTCTGGATGGTGTGACCCTCACGGCGAGGGATGCCTGTTTCCAGGGGCTGCCCTTGAAGCACGTTGAGTTGCGCAGCGGTCCGATTGCGGTGGACATGAAGCTGCTCAGTCCCGGTCAGATGCTGGCTCTGAAGCAGCCGTTCCAGGTGGCGGGCGAGGTGAGCTTCAACGGCCCTCAGCTCAACAGCGCTTTGCTGGCCGAACCCTGGCGCTGGCTCGGAGACTGGATGGCTGAGCAGCTGATGGGGCTCAGCCCGTTGGGGGCTCTTCGCATTGACGTGGCTCTGCTCGAATTACAGGTGCCCGTCGCTGCCCATCAAGACCCTGTTTGCCGTCGCTTCCGCCTCAATGCTGAGAAGGGAACGTTGTGCTTCCGGCCGGAGACCTCCGATGAACCGCGCATCTTGCTGCCGATGGACCCCGCCATTCGAATCGAGCAGGTGCAGCTGGCGGGTGGCCAGCTGGCTCTCAAAGGCCAGGCCAGCGTCACCCCTTAGCGCTGCTTATGGGGCTAACAGCGGTTGGCACAGAGCGATCGCGTAAAAGACCACAGCAGGGGTGAACAAATAGCTGTCGATCCGGTCCAGGATCCCGCCATGGCCGGGCAGTACGTCACCGGAATCCTTCACGCCTGCATCGCGTTTCATCATCGATTCCGTCAGGTCTCCCACCAGGGCAAAAAGAGCGATTAGTGCCCCCAGCAGCAGGCCCGGCAGGCCATGCAGCGCCCAGCCCATCAGCTGGCCGCAGACCAGGCCGATCAGCATGGCCGAGATGAATCCCCCGATCGCCCCCTCGATGGTTTTCCCGGGGGAGATCGGTGAGAGGGGCCGTCTCCCGTAGCGCCGTCCCACTGCCCAGGAGCCGATGTCGGTGGCCACGATCATCAGACAGGCCGACAGCGTGATCTCCAGACCGTTTTCCAAACCGCGCAGACTCAGCCAGTGGCTGGGCAAAAACCCGAGGTAGAACAGCCCGAAGATCGATGCCGCAATGTCGGCGATGGAACCCGTCACCGGTTGCAGCAGCAGCCAACCGCAGATGGCGGCTCCAGAGAGGGGCAGAACAGCATGGGCTACATCAGCTGGCAGCCCGCCCTGGATCGCCCACTGGGTGGTGAATAGAAGCAGTTGGCAGGCCACCAGGGTGGTTTTGGTGGCGGGGCGAATTCCCTTGAATTGCGCCATCCGGAAGAACTCCAGCAGGCCAAGGTGCACCATTCCCCCCAGCGCGGCGGTGAACCACCACCCCCCCAGGCTCACGACAAGCAGGCCAAAACCGCCCACACCGAGGCCACTGATCAACCGCTTGCGCAGGGCTGCTCGGGCTGCTGGGGCTTGGCTCTGTTCGAGGACAACCTCACGGATCACGCTGATTGGAGGCGTCCTGGGTTCACACTATCAATCGCTGTTGGTCGTGATCTCGAGGCTTGAGGACACCTTTGCCGTCCCAGATCAGCCCCCGCTCACCACAGACAGTGCGTCGGGGATCTGGTCTCCCCAGAACAGCTGCTGGCGTTCAAGCCAGCGCTGCCGCTGGCGATCGAGGCGTTCGCCCGGAATTAGCAGGGGGATGCCCGGTGGGTAAGGGCACAGCAATTCAGCCGCGATGCACCCCTCCGCATCCTTCAACCCCACCAGCTGATGCTCCGCCGTCCAGGCCTGGGTCGGTGACTGGGCTGTGGAGGTGACCAGCGGAAGCGGTGGGGCTTCGAACGCCGGCAAGGGAGGGCGATCGGGGAAGTGCCGCAGCAGGTTCTGCCAGTGGTTTCGCATCTGTCGTTTCAGCCCTCGGTGGCATGCCAGCCCCAGGCAGAAGGTGAGGCTGGCTGGTTCCGGCAATTCGCCCATCAACCCGCGGGGGAGGAACCAATCGTCGGCATCTAGGCCGGTGATGCCCGCCTGCCCCGTGTGCAGGATCAGGCGCAGCGGATCCTGGTTGCTCAGCAGAGGCACGCCGCTGTGACGCAGGCCATCGGCGAGAGCTGCAGCCTCCTGCAAACGCTGCAGCAATTGACGGCGTCCCTTGCGTCGTTGCCAGTGTTGAAGGGCTTCTTCGCAGGAGGCCAGTAGCAGCGCGCTGGGGCTGGTGGTTTGCAGCAGGCCCAGGCTGCGTTCCACGCGCACGGGATCCAGACGCTCCCCCTGCAGCCAGAGCACCGCCGTTTGCGCCAGTGCTGCAGCCGACTTCTGCAGGGAATGCACCACCAGATCAGCGCCGCAGTGCAGGGCGCTGGGGGGTAGGGGATGGTCCACCCCAGCGGCGAAATGGCAGCCGTGGGCTTCATCCACCAGCACGCAACAGCCCTGTTGCTGCAGCCGTTGAATCACCGCCGTTGGGTCATTGGCATAGCCCTGGTAGGTGGGATGCACCAGAACCGCAGCACGGATGGGTGCTCCATCGCGGGGCAGGGCCTGAAGCACCCGTTCGATCCAGGCCGAATCCGCCGGTGCCGGCTGGCCCCGGTCGCTTTGAAAGGGGAGATCGAACAGCACCGGGCGCAGGTCCCCAAGAACGCAGGCCTGAATCAGGCTGCGATGGACGTTGCGGGGCAGTAGCACCCGCTCTCCGGGCCGGACCATGGCCAGCAGTGCGGCCTGCAGCAACCCCGTGGCCCCGTTCACCCCGTACCAGCAGCGCGCCACCCCCATCTCTGCCGCGGCGGAGCGTTGGCTGTCCGCGATGGCGCCGTCCGCCTCCAGCGGACCGCCAAGGGCTGGCAGTTCCGGCAGGTCCCAGACGCCGGCGCGGCGTCGCAGCAATTGACGCAGTCCATCCGGAAGGGCAGCCCCCCGTCCGTGGGCCGGCAGAAAGAGGGGCTGACCGAGGCGACGGGTGAGTTGGGGCAGAAGAGCCATCAAATCCCCCTGATCTCCTTAAAGTCTCTCTCTGTACTAAGCGCGATGCGATGCGTTACGACCCCGGGCGGGATCTCGGCTGGCTGCTGTTGCGTCCCTGGGTCGCCATTCCGCGCCTTGTTCAGGTGCTGTGGTCCTTGGCGGGGCTGGTGCTGGTGCTGCTGCTGCGTGGAGGCAGCAATGACCCAGCCGTTCAGCAGGGGCTGGCGCGTCGCATTCTCAACGCCCTGACGGGTCTGGGGCCCTGCTTCATCAAACTGGGACAGGCCCTCTCCACCCGACCTGATCTGGTGCGTCGGGACTGGCTGGAGGAACTGACACGCCTTCAGGACGATCTGCCGGCCTTTCCCCATGCCATAGCCCTGGCTTGCATCCTCGAGGAACTCGGTGCTCCGGCCGAGGAGTTGTTTGAGGAGTTTCCCGACACGCCGATCGCAGCCGCCAGCCTGGGCCAGGTATATAAAGCCCGTCTGCAGGGTCAGCACTGGGTTGCGGTGAAGGTGCAGCGGCCCAATCTCACCTTCATCCTGCGGCGTGATCTGGTGTTGATCCGAGCTATGGGGGTGATGACGGCGCCGCTGCTGCCGCTCAACCTTGGTTTCGGGCTGGGCGGAATCATTGATGAGTTCGGCCGCAGCCTGTTCGAGGAGATCGATTACGCTCTAGAAGCGGACAATGCCGAGCGGTTTTCGGCGCTTTTCGCGGACAATGACGCTGTCTACATCCCCAAGGTGGAGCGGATGCTCAGTTCCACCCGGGTGCTGACCACCACATGGATCGATGGCGCCAAGATGCGCGACAGCGAACAGCTGCGTTCCCAGCGTCTTGACCCAACGGCGTTGATCCGCACCGGCGTGATCTGCGGTCTGCAGCAACTCTTGGAGTTCGGCTACTTCCACGCCGACCCCCACCCCGGCAACCTCTTCGCCCTACCGGGTCGCACCGGCGATCTCGGCCATGTGGGGTATGTCGACTTCGGCATGATGGACTCCATCAGCGACAGCGACCGGCTCACCCTCACCGGTGCTGTGGTGCACCTGATCAACCGTGATTTCTCCGGGTTGGCCAAGGACTTCCAATCCCTCGGGTTTCTCAGCCCCACGGCCGATCTTACGCCGATCATTCCTGCCCTAGAAGAGGTGCTCGGCGGCAGCCTTGGCGACTCGGTTGGATCGTTCAACTTCAAGGCGATCACCGACCGCTTTTCGGAGCTGATGTTCGATTACCCCTTCCGGGTGCCGGCGCGCTTCGCTCTGATCATTCGGGCCGTCGTCAGCCAGGAAGGTCTTGCCTTGCGGCTGGATCCGAACTTCCGGATCATTGCTGTGGCCTATCCGTACGTGGCCCGTCGACTGTTGGCGGGAGACACCAGCGAGATGCGCGAAAAGCTGCTGGAGGTGATCTTTGATGAATCAGGTCGCCTGCGCCTGGATCGGCTGGAAAATTTGCTGGATGTGGTGGGTCAGGACGCTCCCGCTCCGGGCAAGGAACTGATCCCTGTGGCCGGAGCGGGCCTGCGGCTGCTGCTCAGCCGAGATGGTGCTGAACTGCGCAAGCGTCTGCTGATGACGCTGATCCGTGACGATCGTCTGCACACCGACGACGTGCGTGCCCTAGTCGGCTTGCTCGGACGCAACTTCGGCCCTGGGCGTCTGGCCGGCGGCCTGTTGCAGCGTCTCAACCCGTTAGCGGCAGCGTGATCATGAGATCACGACTCCAGCGAGATTGTCGAACCCACCGCTAAGGTCTCAGCTCTTTGAGATCGGCGTCGATGCCTGAGGAGATCAGCGCCCAGGAGCTTGAGCAGCTGCTCCAGATGATGACTCTGCCCCAGCCCCCCTACCTGCTGGCAGGCATCGGTTTGTTGATGGGTGTGCTCTGCGGCCTTACCTTCGGCCGTCAGGTACAGAACAAACTGGATGGCTGGAAACAGGACCGGCTCCCCCTGATGCCCCTGGGGACTGCCGAGATCAACCTCAGCTACGCCGGCACCCTTATTGGGGTGACCCTGTTCATCGGCTGCTGCCTTCAGATCTTCGGGTTTGCCTCAGGCGCTG
This region includes:
- a CDS encoding alpha/beta fold hydrolase → MKTLLDQLRPALLDPQAESLSAEVQWLKLPALGVDDPFPVAMLGQGSPLLLLHGFDSSFLEYRRLAPLLADRFQLFIPDLFGFGFSPRPQGLSYGPEAVLRHLDALLERLPTDAPLGLIGASMGGSVAVELARRHPERVASLLLLAPAGLTGRPMPVPPLLDRFGAWFLGRPGVRRGLCRQAFADPDADVGAPEEQIASLHLQCPGWAEALAAFARSGGFAGCGTPLPSQSLHVIWGDKDRILRAPQKQALQALLDQPVETFPSCGHLPHIDQPSKVAERCQALLTHG
- a CDS encoding DUF2993 domain-containing protein encodes the protein MADPVLNLLAGALRLWIRSQCDTIGSLELALNGSSWSLLRGRLDGVTLTARDACFQGLPLKHVELRSGPIAVDMKLLSPGQMLALKQPFQVAGEVSFNGPQLNSALLAEPWRWLGDWMAEQLMGLSPLGALRIDVALLELQVPVAAHQDPVCRRFRLNAEKGTLCFRPETSDEPRILLPMDPAIRIEQVQLAGGQLALKGQASVTP
- a CDS encoding phosphatidate cytidylyltransferase; the protein is MIREVVLEQSQAPAARAALRKRLISGLGVGGFGLLVVSLGGWWFTAALGGMVHLGLLEFFRMAQFKGIRPATKTTLVACQLLLFTTQWAIQGGLPADVAHAVLPLSGAAICGWLLLQPVTGSIADIAASIFGLFYLGFLPSHWLSLRGLENGLEITLSACLMIVATDIGSWAVGRRYGRRPLSPISPGKTIEGAIGGFISAMLIGLVCGQLMGWALHGLPGLLLGALIALFALVGDLTESMMKRDAGVKDSGDVLPGHGGILDRIDSYLFTPAVVFYAIALCQPLLAP
- a CDS encoding aminotransferase class I/II-fold pyridoxal phosphate-dependent enzyme — protein: MALLPQLTRRLGQPLFLPAHGRGAALPDGLRQLLRRRAGVWDLPELPALGGPLEADGAIADSQRSAAAEMGVARCWYGVNGATGLLQAALLAMVRPGERVLLPRNVHRSLIQACVLGDLRPVLFDLPFQSDRGQPAPADSAWIERVLQALPRDGAPIRAAVLVHPTYQGYANDPTAVIQRLQQQGCCVLVDEAHGCHFAAGVDHPLPPSALHCGADLVVHSLQKSAAALAQTAVLWLQGERLDPVRVERSLGLLQTTSPSALLLASCEEALQHWQRRKGRRQLLQRLQEAAALADGLRHSGVPLLSNQDPLRLILHTGQAGITGLDADDWFLPRGLMGELPEPASLTFCLGLACHRGLKRQMRNHWQNLLRHFPDRPPLPAFEAPPLPLVTSTAQSPTQAWTAEHQLVGLKDAEGCIAAELLCPYPPGIPLLIPGERLDRQRQRWLERQQLFWGDQIPDALSVVSGG
- a CDS encoding AarF/ABC1/UbiB kinase family protein; translated protein: MRYDPGRDLGWLLLRPWVAIPRLVQVLWSLAGLVLVLLLRGGSNDPAVQQGLARRILNALTGLGPCFIKLGQALSTRPDLVRRDWLEELTRLQDDLPAFPHAIALACILEELGAPAEELFEEFPDTPIAAASLGQVYKARLQGQHWVAVKVQRPNLTFILRRDLVLIRAMGVMTAPLLPLNLGFGLGGIIDEFGRSLFEEIDYALEADNAERFSALFADNDAVYIPKVERMLSSTRVLTTTWIDGAKMRDSEQLRSQRLDPTALIRTGVICGLQQLLEFGYFHADPHPGNLFALPGRTGDLGHVGYVDFGMMDSISDSDRLTLTGAVVHLINRDFSGLAKDFQSLGFLSPTADLTPIIPALEEVLGGSLGDSVGSFNFKAITDRFSELMFDYPFRVPARFALIIRAVVSQEGLALRLDPNFRIIAVAYPYVARRLLAGDTSEMREKLLEVIFDESGRLRLDRLENLLDVVGQDAPAPGKELIPVAGAGLRLLLSRDGAELRKRLLMTLIRDDRLHTDDVRALVGLLGRNFGPGRLAGGLLQRLNPLAAA